Proteins found in one Anaerolineales bacterium genomic segment:
- a CDS encoding LpqB family beta-propeller domain-containing protein, giving the protein FASDLDPEVSDVLGVFVVGEWGGALGPLASAGHDPDWSPKGELVAYATWEGDGGIMVTPPLGDPYVAVEEAFPSNPDWSPDGTRIAFIGDTIGSRTLNVVFLPSRGLDTMARNAAGFIQWSPSGDRIAYTATSGDKADLFISSVGESPGSIAKAQRIATDGSVSYPAWSPDGTQLAFVSRKEGNRNIYVATLACTDAEEACHVNVRQVTDAPDAETNPIWFPDGNHLVYLAGRGSSWHLEMVDLDNQHPQLLVDGLTSPRELDGHIE; this is encoded by the coding sequence TTCGCCTCCGACCTCGATCCCGAGGTCTCTGATGTGCTCGGGGTCTTCGTAGTCGGGGAATGGGGCGGTGCCCTCGGACCCCTGGCGTCTGCGGGTCACGACCCAGATTGGTCCCCCAAAGGAGAGCTAGTCGCTTACGCCACGTGGGAGGGAGACGGAGGAATAATGGTGACGCCCCCACTTGGGGACCCATACGTTGCTGTCGAGGAAGCATTCCCGTCAAACCCCGACTGGTCCCCCGATGGGACGCGCATCGCATTCATTGGCGACACAATCGGATCTAGGACTCTCAATGTCGTCTTCTTGCCCAGCCGCGGCCTAGATACTATGGCGCGCAATGCGGCTGGTTTCATCCAGTGGTCGCCTAGCGGAGACCGGATCGCTTACACGGCTACCAGCGGCGACAAGGCAGACCTGTTCATCAGCTCTGTGGGGGAGTCGCCGGGCTCCATCGCCAAAGCCCAGCGCATCGCTACTGACGGATCTGTCTCCTATCCCGCCTGGTCTCCCGACGGGACGCAGCTCGCCTTCGTGTCCAGAAAAGAAGGGAATAGGAATATCTATGTTGCCACCCTTGCATGCACCGACGCAGAGGAGGCATGTCATGTGAATGTCCGCCAGGTCACCGATGCCCCAGATGCCGAGACGAACCCGATCTGGTTTCCAGACGGCAACCATCTCGTATACTTGGCGGGCCGCGGCTCCTCTTGGCATCTTGAGATGGTCGACCTTGACAACCAACACCCGCAGTTGCTCGTTGACGGATTGACTTCCCCTCGCGAACTTGATGGTCACATCGAGTGA